The Kocuria sp. TGY1127_2 genome includes a window with the following:
- a CDS encoding PTS mannitol transporter subunit IICBA yields MSTTSTASSEKKKVGARVRVQKFGTFLSSMIMPNIGAFIAWGLLTALFLWSEDPQGGQGPFANEYINAALGPMVTYLLPILIAYTGGKLIHDVRGGVVGAVATMGVILATSSPVFIGDSPGSPMFLGAMIMGPLSAWIVKKFDQFMEGRIKPGFEMLVNNFSSGIIGAGLSIASMFWLAPIMHLLMNVAGVAVQWLIDMRLLPLASILIEPAKVLFLNNAINHGILTPLGTDQALQQGKSILFLLESNPGPGLGVLLAYIIFGRGSARASAPAAALIHALGGIHEIYFPYVLMKPQLLIATIFGGMSGVFVELLFNAGLRSPAAPGSLIFLYVNAPPNAMLGVTFGWVTATIVSLVIASVILKASKQGEDDLAKATSDMERMKGKKSSVAGTLAGDQSKNTTIRSIVFACDAGMGSSAMGASVLRNKIKDAGYGNDITVVNKAINSLQDEFDLLVSHEDLADRAAAPTPSAAHVTVDNFMSSPRYDEIVELIREQREGGPNEEPAADSAGSTAAGVTSTPTDAPSQDGSDQEILGVSSIVLGGAATSRDTAIDEAGNLLVDTGKVDASYIDSMHAREGSVSTFMGNGLAIPHGTNEAKSAIHSSAMSFVRYDDGVDWNGKQARFVIGIAGAGGQHLNLLQKIAKIFSNKESVAQLEAAQTPEEILEIFGKVNA; encoded by the coding sequence GTGTCTACCACATCTACCGCTTCCAGCGAGAAGAAGAAGGTCGGCGCGCGCGTGCGCGTGCAGAAATTCGGAACTTTCCTCTCCTCCATGATCATGCCGAACATCGGCGCATTCATTGCCTGGGGTCTGCTCACGGCTCTGTTCCTCTGGTCGGAAGACCCACAAGGAGGTCAGGGGCCGTTCGCCAATGAATACATCAATGCCGCACTGGGTCCCATGGTCACCTATCTGCTGCCCATCCTCATCGCGTACACGGGCGGCAAGCTGATTCACGACGTCCGAGGCGGCGTCGTCGGCGCAGTGGCTACCATGGGCGTCATCCTGGCTACCTCGAGCCCAGTCTTCATCGGGGACAGCCCCGGCTCCCCGATGTTCCTGGGAGCCATGATCATGGGCCCCTTGTCAGCATGGATCGTCAAGAAGTTCGACCAGTTCATGGAGGGCCGGATCAAACCCGGGTTCGAGATGTTGGTCAACAACTTCTCCTCGGGCATCATCGGCGCGGGCCTCTCGATCGCTTCGATGTTCTGGTTGGCCCCGATCATGCACCTGCTGATGAATGTTGCGGGTGTAGCAGTTCAGTGGCTCATCGACATGCGTCTGCTGCCTCTCGCATCGATCTTGATCGAGCCGGCCAAGGTCCTGTTCCTGAACAATGCGATCAACCACGGAATCCTGACTCCTCTCGGCACGGATCAGGCGCTGCAGCAGGGCAAATCGATCCTGTTTCTCCTGGAATCAAACCCAGGTCCCGGCCTGGGGGTTCTCCTCGCGTACATCATCTTCGGTCGCGGGAGCGCGCGTGCGTCGGCCCCCGCAGCCGCTCTGATTCACGCGCTCGGCGGCATTCACGAGATTTACTTCCCTTACGTTCTGATGAAGCCGCAGCTGTTGATCGCGACCATCTTCGGCGGAATGTCAGGGGTCTTCGTGGAACTCCTGTTCAACGCGGGCCTGCGCTCACCAGCGGCCCCGGGCTCGTTGATCTTCCTCTACGTCAATGCGCCGCCGAACGCGATGCTGGGCGTGACCTTCGGGTGGGTCACAGCAACGATCGTTTCTCTGGTGATCGCCTCGGTGATTCTCAAGGCCTCGAAACAGGGCGAAGATGACCTGGCCAAGGCCACATCCGACATGGAGCGCATGAAGGGCAAGAAGTCCTCTGTGGCCGGTACTCTCGCGGGAGACCAGAGCAAGAACACGACGATCCGATCGATCGTTTTCGCCTGCGACGCCGGTATGGGCTCATCCGCCATGGGCGCTTCCGTGCTGCGCAACAAGATCAAGGACGCCGGATACGGCAACGACATCACCGTGGTCAACAAAGCGATCAATTCCCTGCAGGATGAGTTCGACCTCCTGGTCAGCCACGAGGATCTGGCCGATCGCGCGGCGGCTCCGACCCCGTCGGCTGCACACGTCACCGTGGACAATTTCATGAGTTCGCCGAGATACGACGAAATCGTCGAGCTGATCCGGGAACAGCGAGAAGGCGGGCCGAACGAAGAACCGGCCGCGGATTCAGCAGGGTCAACGGCAGCCGGGGTGACGTCGACGCCCACCGACGCGCCCAGTCAGGACGGAAGCGACCAGGAAATCCTGGGCGTTTCCTCGATCGTTCTGGGCGGTGCGGCCACGAGTCGAGACACGGCGATCGACGAGGCGGGCAATCTGCTCGTGGATACGGGCAAAGTCGATGCCTCGTACATTGACTCGATGCACGCGCGCGAAGGCTCGGTTTCGACGTTCATGGGCAACGGTCTCGCTATTCCCCACGGTACCAACGAAGCGAAATCGGCGATTCACTCCTCGGCCATGTCCTTTGTTCGTTACGACGACGGAGTCGACTGGAACGGCAAACAGGCACGGTTTGTCATCGGCATCGCAGGTGCCGGTGGCCAGCACCTGAATTTGTTGCAGAAAATTGCAAAGATCTTCTCGAACAAAGAATCGGTGGCCCAGCTCGAGGCCGCCCAGACACCTGAGGAGATCCTTGAGATCTTCGGAAAGGTCAACGCATGA
- a CDS encoding DNA-directed RNA polymerase subunit alpha, giving the protein MLIAQRPTLSEEVVEDNRSRFTISPLEPGFGYTLGNSLRRTLLSSIPGAAVTSIRIDGVLHEFSTVDGVKEDVTEIILNIKKLSVSSENDEPVVAYLRKQGPGELTAGDIEVPAGVEIHNPELRIATLNAKGSFNAELTIERGRGYVSASQNKAGAGESEIGRIPVDSIYSPVLKVTFRVAATRVEQRTDFDSLVLDIETKEAIAPRDAVASAGSTLVELFGLARELNTEAEGIEVGPSPADESMAADMALPIEDLDMSVRSYNCLKREGIHTVGELVTRSEADLMDIRNFGAKSIDEVKDKLAELGMSLKDSPAGFDLAARAAEDEEVDEEESF; this is encoded by the coding sequence GTGCTCATTGCACAGCGCCCTACCCTGAGTGAAGAAGTCGTCGAGGATAACCGCTCGCGCTTCACGATCTCGCCCCTCGAACCCGGATTCGGCTACACGCTGGGTAATTCCTTGCGTCGCACGCTTCTGTCCTCCATTCCCGGTGCCGCCGTGACCAGTATCCGTATTGACGGTGTGCTGCACGAGTTCTCCACCGTGGACGGCGTGAAAGAAGATGTCACCGAGATCATCCTGAACATCAAGAAGCTTTCGGTTTCGTCCGAGAATGACGAGCCCGTCGTTGCTTACCTGCGCAAGCAGGGCCCTGGCGAGCTGACCGCTGGCGATATCGAGGTTCCGGCCGGTGTGGAGATCCACAACCCGGAGCTCCGTATCGCAACCCTCAACGCCAAGGGAAGTTTCAACGCCGAACTGACGATCGAGCGTGGCCGCGGCTACGTTTCTGCCTCGCAGAACAAGGCCGGCGCCGGAGAGTCCGAGATCGGCCGTATTCCGGTCGACTCGATCTACTCCCCGGTTCTCAAGGTCACTTTCCGCGTTGCGGCGACTCGTGTTGAGCAGCGTACCGACTTCGACAGCCTCGTGCTCGATATCGAAACCAAGGAAGCCATCGCTCCGCGCGACGCGGTTGCCTCTGCAGGCAGCACCTTGGTCGAGCTCTTCGGGCTCGCTCGGGAACTGAACACCGAAGCAGAGGGCATCGAGGTAGGACCTTCTCCGGCCGACGAGTCCATGGCCGCTGATATGGCCCTGCCCATCGAGGACCTCGACATGTCCGTGCGTTCGTACAACTGCCTCAAGCGTGAGGGAATCCATACTGTGGGTGAACTCGTGACGCGCTCCGAGGCGGATCTGATGGACATTCGGAACTTCGGTGCCAAGTCGATCGACGAGGTCAAGGACAAGCTGGCTGAGTTGGGGATGTCCCTCAAGGATTCGCCCGCAGGCTTCGATCTGGCGGCTCGCGCGGCCGAGGACGAAGAGGTCGACGAGGAAGAGTCCTTCTAA
- the rpsI gene encoding 30S ribosomal protein S9 → MAQNTEDQINTEGEEVTSYTSESTEPVAEATVTERPALTVSGAAVGRRKQAIARVRVIPGSGQWTVNGRPLEVYFPNKLHQQEVNDPFKLLELEGAYDVIARVHGGGPSGQAGAMRLGVARALNEIDLENNRAALKKAGFLTRDARVIERKKAGLKKARKASQFSKR, encoded by the coding sequence GTGGCTCAGAATACTGAAGACCAGATTAATACCGAGGGCGAGGAAGTCACCAGCTACACCTCCGAGTCCACCGAGCCAGTCGCCGAAGCCACTGTGACCGAGCGTCCGGCTCTCACCGTTTCCGGGGCTGCAGTTGGCCGCCGCAAGCAGGCTATCGCCCGCGTCCGCGTGATCCCGGGTTCGGGACAGTGGACCGTCAACGGTCGTCCGCTCGAGGTCTACTTCCCGAATAAGCTGCACCAGCAGGAAGTCAACGATCCGTTCAAGCTCCTCGAGCTCGAAGGTGCATACGACGTCATCGCCCGCGTTCACGGTGGTGGCCCGTCCGGCCAGGCCGGGGCAATGCGTCTCGGCGTGGCCCGTGCGCTGAACGAGATTGATCTCGAGAACAATCGTGCGGCCCTCAAGAAGGCTGGTTTCTTGACTCGTGACGCCCGCGTCATCGAGCGCAAGAAGGCCGGTCTCAAGAAGGCCCGCAAGGCTTCGCAGTTCTCCAAGCGCTAA
- the coaA gene encoding type I pantothenate kinase produces MSQATALSRTSPFVSLDRETWSRLSDEIDVPLSSEEIERLRGLGETLDVEEVRQVYLPLSRLLNLYANSVGDLNQKTNQFLHEDHQRTPFVIGVAGSVAAGKSTTARLLRALMSRWPTTPNVQLVTTDGFLYPNAELEARGLMQRKGFPESYDRRAILRFVSEIKSGAPVVTAPKYSHLTYDILENDETVVTRPDVLIVEGLNVLAPAQLRPDDKAALALSDFFDFSIYVDARTSDIEQWYVDRFLKLRSSAFADPESYFRKYANLSDEEAKSTALDIWRRINEPNLLHNVRPTRGRAKLILSKDADHSTRRVLLRKN; encoded by the coding sequence ATGAGCCAAGCGACGGCATTATCACGCACTTCTCCGTTCGTGTCGCTCGACCGGGAAACCTGGTCGCGCCTATCGGACGAAATCGATGTGCCACTCTCATCAGAAGAAATCGAAAGACTCCGTGGACTCGGCGAGACCCTCGATGTCGAGGAAGTCCGCCAGGTTTACCTTCCCCTCTCGAGATTGCTCAACCTGTATGCCAATTCGGTCGGGGACCTGAACCAAAAGACGAACCAGTTCCTTCACGAGGATCATCAGCGCACGCCCTTCGTGATCGGCGTGGCCGGTTCCGTGGCCGCTGGCAAGTCCACGACCGCCCGTTTGTTGCGAGCCCTGATGAGCCGTTGGCCAACCACCCCCAACGTTCAGCTGGTCACTACGGACGGATTCTTGTACCCCAATGCGGAGCTCGAAGCCAGAGGCCTGATGCAGCGCAAAGGGTTCCCCGAATCCTACGACCGGCGAGCTATTCTCCGCTTCGTTTCGGAGATCAAGTCAGGCGCACCCGTTGTCACCGCCCCCAAATATTCGCATTTGACCTACGACATCCTCGAAAACGATGAGACGGTGGTTACTCGCCCGGACGTTCTCATTGTCGAGGGGCTAAACGTTCTGGCCCCGGCACAGTTGCGCCCCGACGACAAAGCCGCATTGGCATTGAGCGATTTCTTCGATTTTTCAATTTATGTGGATGCACGCACCAGCGATATCGAGCAATGGTACGTCGACCGTTTCCTCAAACTTCGAAGTTCTGCGTTCGCCGATCCCGAGTCGTATTTCCGCAAATACGCGAATCTCTCGGACGAGGAAGCGAAGAGCACGGCTTTGGACATCTGGCGGCGCATCAACGAGCCGAATCTGCTGCACAACGTCAGACCAACCCGAGGACGAGCCAAACTCATCCTTTCCAAAGACGCTGACCATTCGACTCGACGGGTACTCCTTCGGAAGAACTGA
- a CDS encoding tRNA pseudouridine(38-40) synthase TruA: MSQKDIVVSSNRLNSPDPMVCPAPGSVGDESVVGDLGMVAVPEGTSVRVRVDLCYDGAPFSGWAKQPGLVTIEGCLEEAARLVLRQDVRYTVAGRTDAGVHADHQVVHFDLPSDVWNRLRGRARKGSDAAPDTPGESFVRKMNGALARLLSSVAPPLRPGSRGAATGSIVIRSAALVPAGFDARFSAMSRSYVYRIADGLERQGPLNRTTSYWTRSALDVDTLNRAGERLLGLHDFLSFCKPRPGATTIRDLKSVRFERTVGGLIEARIRADAFCHNMVRSIIGSCVSVAEGKRDLAWLDSRIAVPVRDSSVRLAPPEGLVLESITYPSDPADWATRAEQTRARREADH, from the coding sequence ATGAGTCAGAAGGACATTGTCGTATCGTCGAATCGGCTCAATTCCCCAGACCCGATGGTTTGTCCGGCCCCCGGGTCGGTCGGAGACGAAAGCGTGGTCGGGGATCTGGGCATGGTCGCGGTTCCGGAAGGCACCAGCGTGCGGGTTCGCGTGGACCTCTGTTATGACGGTGCGCCATTTTCCGGTTGGGCCAAGCAGCCCGGTCTCGTGACCATCGAGGGGTGCCTCGAAGAAGCAGCGCGCCTCGTTCTTCGCCAGGACGTCCGCTATACGGTGGCCGGTCGCACCGACGCTGGAGTGCACGCGGACCACCAAGTGGTCCACTTCGATCTTCCGTCGGATGTCTGGAACCGGTTGAGAGGGCGCGCCCGTAAGGGGAGCGACGCCGCGCCGGATACTCCCGGCGAATCGTTTGTCCGGAAAATGAACGGTGCCCTGGCCCGGCTCCTGTCCTCGGTTGCGCCTCCCTTGAGGCCCGGCTCCCGCGGTGCCGCTACGGGCTCGATCGTGATTCGATCAGCCGCACTGGTTCCGGCGGGTTTTGACGCTCGCTTCTCGGCAATGTCACGTTCCTACGTCTACAGGATCGCAGACGGGCTCGAGCGCCAGGGGCCCTTGAACCGGACAACATCGTATTGGACCAGGTCTGCCTTGGATGTTGACACGTTGAACAGGGCGGGCGAGCGTCTGCTGGGACTGCACGACTTCTTGTCGTTTTGCAAACCTCGTCCGGGTGCGACCACGATTCGTGACCTGAAGTCGGTTCGATTCGAGCGCACTGTAGGCGGCCTCATCGAAGCTCGTATCCGTGCAGATGCTTTTTGCCACAACATGGTCCGGTCCATCATCGGTTCGTGTGTTTCGGTCGCCGAAGGCAAGAGAGACCTTGCGTGGTTGGATTCCAGAATTGCCGTGCCGGTTCGGGACTCCAGCGTTCGCCTTGCTCCTCCGGAGGGTCTGGTTCTGGAATCGATCACGTATCCCTCGGATCCCGCCGACTGGGCGACGCGCGCGGAGCAGACCCGAGCCAGGAGGGAGGCGGATCACTGA
- the rpsK gene encoding 30S ribosomal protein S11, producing MPPKTRAAAARKPRRKDKKNIAAGQAHIKSTFNNTIVSITDPSGAVISWSSAGEMGFKGSRKSTPYAAQMAAESAAKRAQEHGVRKVDVFVKGPGSGRETAIRSLQATGLEVGSISDVTPSAHNGCRPPKRRRV from the coding sequence ATGCCCCCAAAGACTCGTGCTGCGGCCGCTCGTAAGCCCCGCCGCAAGGATAAAAAGAATATTGCCGCCGGTCAGGCGCACATCAAGTCCACATTCAACAACACCATCGTATCGATCACCGATCCCTCGGGTGCCGTGATTTCCTGGTCTTCCGCCGGTGAAATGGGCTTCAAGGGTTCGCGCAAGTCGACGCCGTACGCCGCGCAGATGGCTGCTGAGTCCGCCGCAAAGCGCGCTCAGGAGCACGGTGTTCGCAAGGTTGACGTGTTCGTCAAGGGTCCGGGTTCGGGTCGCGAAACCGCTATCCGCTCGCTCCAGGCCACCGGCCTTGAGGTAGGTTCCATCTCTGATGTGACCCCGAGCGCGCACAACGGTTGCCGTCCCCCGAAGCGCCGCCGCGTCTGA
- the mscL gene encoding large conductance mechanosensitive channel protein MscL, with product MIKGFKEFIMQGNVIDLAVGVIIGSAFSTVINALVESVIMPAISMLVGSPNFDDFLVFGQVKVGVFLTAVVNFLLIAAALYFCIVMPINTMNARRARRLGLEEEDDTEPEVALLTEIRDALISNKNVTGASSYMDPEANKN from the coding sequence ATGATTAAAGGATTCAAAGAATTTATCATGCAAGGCAATGTCATCGACCTTGCGGTCGGTGTCATCATCGGTAGTGCATTCAGCACCGTCATCAACGCTCTCGTCGAGTCAGTTATTATGCCGGCCATCTCAATGCTGGTCGGCTCCCCCAACTTCGATGATTTCCTGGTCTTCGGCCAGGTCAAGGTCGGCGTGTTCTTGACCGCCGTCGTCAACTTCCTGCTCATCGCCGCGGCCCTCTACTTCTGCATCGTCATGCCGATCAACACCATGAACGCTCGCCGTGCCCGCAGGCTCGGTTTGGAAGAAGAAGACGACACCGAGCCTGAGGTCGCGTTGCTCACCGAGATCCGTGACGCCCTGATTTCCAACAAGAACGTCACGGGCGCATCCTCGTACATGGATCCCGAAGCCAACAAGAACTGA
- the rplQ gene encoding 50S ribosomal protein L17 yields the protein MPTPTKGPRLGGSPSHQRLILANMSQQLFEHKRITTTVTKAKRLRPVAERLITFAKRGDLAARRRVMRSLTDKSVVHELFTTIAPAMAERPGGYTRITKIGSRSGDNAPMAVIELVMEPVASKAVVDEATQAANAAASANQADSAATTEAPAAEPVAEEAAAPEAPASDMPAGSHAPLESGEAPEGFEVKGNRDSMKYHVPGSRWYSSTRAEIWFDTAESAIAAGYAPAGGAAAQKVSE from the coding sequence ATGCCTACTCCCACAAAGGGGCCGCGCCTCGGCGGTAGCCCCTCACACCAGCGCCTCATTCTGGCCAACATGTCCCAGCAGCTCTTCGAGCACAAGCGCATCACGACCACCGTGACCAAGGCCAAGCGTCTTCGCCCGGTGGCAGAGCGTTTGATCACTTTCGCCAAGCGTGGGGATCTCGCGGCTCGTCGTCGCGTCATGCGCTCGTTGACGGACAAGTCGGTCGTCCACGAGCTGTTCACCACGATCGCTCCGGCCATGGCCGAGCGCCCCGGTGGATACACCCGCATTACCAAGATCGGCTCGCGTTCAGGGGACAACGCGCCCATGGCTGTGATCGAGCTCGTGATGGAGCCCGTAGCGTCGAAGGCTGTTGTTGACGAAGCAACCCAGGCGGCCAACGCCGCGGCTTCCGCCAACCAGGCGGATTCCGCCGCGACCACCGAGGCACCGGCCGCTGAGCCGGTAGCCGAGGAAGCCGCAGCGCCCGAGGCTCCGGCTTCGGACATGCCCGCAGGTTCGCACGCTCCGCTCGAGTCCGGCGAAGCCCCCGAGGGCTTCGAAGTCAAGGGCAACCGCGATTCCATGAAGTACCATGTTCCCGGTTCGCGCTGGTACTCCAGCACTCGCGCCGAGATCTGGTTCGACACCGCAGAATCCGCTATCGCTGCCGGTTACGCACCGGCCGGTGGCGCTGCTGCTCAGAAGGTTTCCGAGTAA
- the ppk2 gene encoding polyphosphate kinase 2 has product MTHTQRKNTSEPSGEQSASRKSSGQASAKSRQAAEQITVRGTKARGAGKEATPAVTEALKKQERRVSVTEDYAAELDEIASLQHRLHQEHSTSEVWKIGYPYDEKLKRKEYDKTKRALQIELLKLQLWVKETGQKILLIFEGRDAAGKGGSIKRFTEHLNPRGSRVVALEKPTEIEQTQWYFQRYIQHLPSGGEIVMMDRSWYNRAGVERVMGYCTPHQYYEFMRQTPELERMLVNSGIKLIKFWFSVTRAEQVARFEARRTDPVRQWKLSPTDLASLDKWDDYTEAKEAMFFYTNTGDAPWTIVKSNDKKRARLEAMRYVLSQFEYPNKDHSVVGQPDPLIVGPASDVFEAEEQNNRDGFPVVKSEDAD; this is encoded by the coding sequence ATGACGCACACCCAACGCAAGAACACCTCCGAGCCGTCCGGAGAACAAAGCGCAAGCCGGAAAAGCTCGGGACAAGCATCGGCAAAAAGCCGCCAAGCGGCCGAACAGATCACCGTCCGGGGGACCAAGGCCCGTGGGGCCGGCAAGGAAGCGACGCCTGCCGTGACCGAAGCGCTCAAAAAACAGGAACGCCGGGTCTCCGTGACTGAGGACTATGCCGCAGAATTGGACGAGATTGCCTCGCTCCAGCACCGGTTGCACCAGGAACATTCGACCTCGGAAGTCTGGAAGATCGGGTATCCCTACGATGAGAAGCTCAAGCGCAAAGAATATGACAAGACCAAACGCGCACTGCAGATCGAACTCCTCAAGCTGCAATTGTGGGTCAAGGAGACAGGTCAGAAGATCCTGCTCATTTTCGAAGGGCGTGACGCCGCGGGCAAAGGCGGTTCGATCAAACGGTTCACCGAGCATTTGAATCCACGGGGGTCCCGGGTCGTGGCCTTGGAGAAACCGACCGAGATCGAACAAACCCAATGGTACTTCCAGCGTTACATCCAGCATCTTCCTTCGGGCGGCGAAATCGTGATGATGGACCGCTCCTGGTACAACCGTGCCGGTGTCGAGAGGGTCATGGGCTACTGCACGCCGCACCAGTATTACGAATTCATGCGCCAGACTCCGGAACTCGAGCGGATGCTCGTCAACTCCGGGATCAAGTTGATCAAGTTCTGGTTCTCGGTCACCCGAGCCGAGCAGGTCGCACGGTTCGAGGCGCGACGCACGGACCCGGTACGGCAGTGGAAGCTCTCTCCCACTGATCTCGCTTCCCTCGACAAATGGGACGACTACACAGAGGCGAAGGAAGCGATGTTCTTCTACACGAATACGGGTGATGCTCCTTGGACCATCGTGAAGTCCAACGACAAGAAGAGGGCCCGCTTGGAAGCCATGCGGTACGTCCTGTCCCAGTTCGAGTACCCGAATAAGGATCACAGCGTCGTCGGCCAGCCCGATCCGCTGATTGTGGGGCCGGCTTCCGACGTCTTCGAGGCCGAGGAACAGAACAACCGAGATGGGTTTCCGGTGGTCAAGTCGGAGGACGCCGACTGA
- the glmM gene encoding phosphoglucosamine mutase has translation MSRLFGTDGVRARANSEQMSARSSLELAQAAAVVLGFDQVPGSERPKAVIAHDSRVSGEFIGAAIMAGLASSGVDVYDAGMLPTPAAAYLVADLDADFGVMISASHNPFYDNGIKFLARGGKKLPDAVEDKIEALFKSQDFRFPDGGQVGKISRFSDAEDRYVTHLLSTLPGRLSLDGLSIVLDCANGAASGCSPDAFRIAGAKVHVVAAEPNGTNINDGVGSTHLEGLQAKVKELGADLGIAHDGDADRCLAVDERGEIVDGDTIMSVLALARRDAGKLKDNTLVATVMTNLGMEQYLASEGVTMLRTKVGDRYVLEAMNQYGYNLGGEQSGHVIMSDYATTGDGILTGLHLAAEVSRTGLTLSTLSHRFERAPQTMINVPNVDKAAADSNDAVQRAVASVERELGKDGRVLLRPSGTEPLVRVMVEGPDQESVDHHASRLADVVAKELAL, from the coding sequence ATGTCTAGATTATTTGGAACCGACGGTGTTCGAGCTCGTGCCAACAGTGAACAGATGAGTGCACGCTCCTCTTTGGAATTGGCGCAGGCGGCCGCTGTCGTACTCGGATTCGATCAGGTTCCCGGAAGTGAACGCCCCAAAGCAGTCATAGCGCATGATTCCCGCGTCAGCGGTGAATTCATCGGGGCTGCGATCATGGCTGGGTTGGCTTCTTCGGGAGTGGACGTATACGACGCCGGGATGCTGCCGACTCCGGCCGCAGCGTATTTGGTAGCGGATCTGGACGCGGATTTTGGCGTGATGATTTCTGCCTCTCACAATCCTTTCTACGACAACGGAATCAAGTTCCTTGCCCGTGGCGGGAAGAAGCTTCCGGACGCCGTGGAGGACAAGATCGAGGCATTGTTCAAATCGCAGGATTTCCGTTTCCCCGACGGTGGGCAGGTAGGCAAGATCTCCCGGTTCTCCGACGCCGAGGACCGATACGTCACCCACCTGCTGTCCACCTTGCCCGGTCGACTATCCCTGGACGGGCTGAGCATTGTCCTCGATTGCGCCAACGGTGCTGCCTCTGGATGTTCACCGGACGCCTTCCGCATTGCGGGGGCGAAGGTCCATGTGGTGGCCGCCGAACCTAACGGTACAAACATTAATGACGGCGTGGGCTCAACCCATCTTGAAGGTCTCCAAGCCAAGGTCAAGGAGCTGGGCGCCGATCTGGGGATCGCCCACGACGGCGACGCGGACCGCTGCCTCGCCGTCGACGAACGCGGCGAGATCGTGGACGGTGACACCATCATGTCGGTTTTGGCGCTTGCACGACGCGACGCCGGAAAACTCAAAGACAACACCCTGGTCGCTACCGTTATGACCAACCTCGGGATGGAGCAGTACCTCGCGTCCGAAGGCGTGACGATGCTTCGCACCAAGGTGGGGGACCGATACGTCCTCGAGGCGATGAACCAGTACGGTTACAATTTGGGCGGCGAGCAGTCCGGACACGTGATCATGAGCGATTACGCGACGACCGGAGACGGTATCCTGACCGGTCTGCATCTGGCCGCCGAGGTGAGCCGGACCGGCCTGACCCTGTCCACCTTGTCACACCGGTTCGAGCGTGCTCCGCAGACGATGATCAACGTTCCCAACGTGGACAAGGCCGCCGCAGATTCGAATGATGCCGTGCAGCGTGCAGTCGCCTCGGTAGAGAGGGAACTCGGCAAGGACGGCCGCGTGTTGCTCAGACCCTCCGGCACCGAACCCCTGGTTCGGGTGATGGTCGAAGGCCCCGACCAGGAATCGGTCGATCACCATGCGAGCCGTTTGGCCGACGTCGTGGCGAAAGAGCTGGCCCTGTAG
- the rpsM gene encoding 30S ribosomal protein S13 translates to MARLAGVDLPREKRVEIALTYIYGVGKTRALEALTATGISPDIRVKDLSDAQLVQLRDYIEGNLKVEGDLRREVAADIRRKVEIGSYQGLRHRRGLPVHGQRTKTNARTRKGPKRTVAGKKK, encoded by the coding sequence ATGGCTCGTCTCGCAGGAGTAGATCTTCCCCGCGAAAAGCGCGTGGAAATTGCTCTCACGTACATCTACGGCGTGGGTAAGACCCGTGCCCTCGAGGCCCTGACCGCCACCGGCATCAGCCCGGACATCCGCGTCAAGGACCTCTCCGACGCCCAGCTCGTTCAGCTGCGTGACTACATCGAAGGCAACTTGAAGGTTGAGGGCGACCTCCGCCGCGAGGTGGCCGCCGACATCCGCCGCAAGGTTGAAATCGGTAGCTACCAGGGACTCCGCCACCGCCGCGGCCTTCCCGTACACGGCCAGCGCACCAAGACCAATGCTCGTACCCGTAAGGGTCCGAAGCGCACGGTCGCCGGTAAGAAGAAGTAA
- the rplM gene encoding 50S ribosomal protein L13 translates to MRTYTPKPGDIDRQWHVIDATDVVLGRLASQSATLLRGKHKPTFAPNVDTGDFVIIINAEKVALTGAKLEKKRAFRHTGYPGGLRSVSYTELLAKNPTKAVEKAVKGMLPKNKLAAEQIKKLKVYAGAEHPHAAQQPKTYEFGQIAQ, encoded by the coding sequence GTGCGTACGTACACTCCGAAGCCCGGCGACATCGATCGCCAGTGGCATGTCATCGACGCCACCGACGTTGTCCTGGGTCGCCTTGCCAGCCAGTCCGCAACACTGCTGCGCGGCAAGCACAAGCCGACCTTTGCTCCTAACGTGGACACCGGTGACTTCGTCATCATCATCAACGCTGAGAAGGTTGCTCTGACCGGCGCCAAGCTCGAGAAGAAGCGTGCATTCCGCCACACCGGTTACCCGGGTGGCCTGCGGTCCGTTTCCTACACCGAGTTGTTGGCGAAGAACCCGACCAAGGCTGTCGAGAAGGCTGTCAAGGGCATGCTGCCCAAGAACAAGCTCGCGGCCGAGCAAATCAAGAAGCTCAAGGTTTATGCGGGTGCTGAGCACCCCCATGCTGCTCAGCAGCCCAAGACCTACGAGTTCGGCCAGATCGCCCAGTAA